Proteins encoded within one genomic window of Oncorhynchus nerka isolate Pitt River linkage group LG17, Oner_Uvic_2.0, whole genome shotgun sequence:
- the LOC115144998 gene encoding formin-binding protein 1-like isoform X2, whose amino-acid sequence MTWGTELWDQFENLDKHTQWGIDFLERYAKFVKERLEIEQTYAKQLRNLVKKYCPKRSKDDEPRFSSCMSFYSILNELNDYAGQREVVAEEMGHNVYGELMRYSQDLKSERKHHLQEGRKAQQYLDQCWKHMDNSKKKFERECKEAEKSQISYDRLDNDINATKSEVEKAKSQLYLRTHSADESKNEYAAQLQNFNGEQWKHFNVAIPQIFKNLQDMDERRTVKLGETYQSFAEVERRVVPIISKCLEGMVTAAKAVDQRKDSAIVVESFKSGFEPPGDFPFEDYSQNLSRTGSDNTISTPKNEGVVKPDPKHSISKVAKNKLWLFGKKPKAPSLEDFSHLPPEQRRKRLQARIDELSKELQKEVDQRDALNKMKDVYEKNPQMGDPQSLQPKISETMCNMEKLRSEIHKNESWLSEVEGKVSTRGDRRPSADVNHHTPHGRESPEGSYTDDPSQEHRSPPHQPDPRQAHQPDPRQAHQPDEFDDEFDNDDPLPVLGHCKALYSFDGQNEGTLLMKEDDVLYIIEEDKGDGWTRARKQSGEEGYVPTSYVEIAMEKNSKGS is encoded by the exons gaCCAGTTTGAAAACCTTGACAAGCATACTCAATGGGGGATCGACTTCCTAGAGAGGTATGCAAAGTTTGTCAAGGAAAGGCTGGAGATTGAACAGACCTATGCAAAACAGTTAAG GAACCTGGTTAAGAAGTACTGTCCCAAGCGCTCCAAAGATGATGAACCTAG GTTCTCGTCGTGCATGTCCTTCTACTCCATCCTGAATGAGCTGAATGACTACGCGGGGCAGAGGGAGGTAGTGGCCGAGGAGATGGGACACAATGTGTACGGAGAGCTGATGAGGTATTCACAGGACCTCAAGTCAGAGAGGAAACAC CACCTTCAGGAGGGCAGGAAGGCCCAGCAGTATCTGGACCAGTGTTGGAAACATATGGAcaat AGCAAGAAGAAGTTTGAGCGGGAGTGCAAGGAGGCAGAGAAATCACAGATCAGCTACGACAGGTTAGACAACGACATCAACGCCACCAAGTCAGAGGTAGAAAAG GCAAAGTCCCAGTTGTACCTGCGCACACACTCGGCAGACGAGAGTAAGAACGAGTACGCCGCTCAGCTGCAGAACTTTAACGGGGAACAGTGGAAACATTTCAATGTGGCCATTCCACAGATATTCAAG AACCTGCAGGACATGGACGAGAGGCGGACAGTGAAGCTGGGAGAGACGTACCAGAGCTTTGCCGAAGTGGAGCGCAGAGTCGTCCCCATCATCTCCAAGTGTCTGGAGGGCATGGTGACTGCTGCCAAGGCTGTGGACCAACGCAAG GACTCAGCGATTGTAGTGGAGTCGTTTAAGTCAGGCTTTGAGCCTCCGGGGGACTTCCCATTTGAGGACTACAGTCAGAACCTTTCCCGGACGGGCTCAGACAACACCATCAGCACCCCCAAGAACGAGGGGGTGGTCAAGCCAGACCCCAAACACTCGATTAGCAAGGTGGCCAAGAACAAACTGTGGCTCTTTGGGAAAAAGCCCAAG GCTCCGTCACTGGAGGACTTCAGCCATCTGCCTCCCGAACAGAGACGCAAGAGGCTGCAGGCTCGGATCGACGAGCTCAGCAAAGAACTACAGAAAGAGGTGGACCAAAG AGATGCACTGAACAAGATGAAGGATGTGTATGAGAAGAACCCTCAGATGGGCGACCCACAGAGCCTCCAGCCCAAGATCTCTGAGACCATGTGCAACATGGAGAAACTGCGCTCCGAGATCCACAAGAATGAG agctggctGTCAGAGGTGGAGGGGAAGGTGAGCACCAGAGGAGATCGAAGACCCAGTGCCGACGTCAACCATCACACACCCCATggcagagagag ccctGAGGGCAGTTACACAGATGACCCCAGCCAGGAGCACCGCAGCCCCCCTCACCAGCCAGACCCCCGACAGGCCCACCAGCCAGACCCCCGACAGGCCCACCAGCCAGACGAGTTTGATGATGAATTTGACAACGACGACCCCCTCCCAGTCCTTGGCCACTGCAAAGCGCTCTACTCCTTTGATG GTCAGAATGAGGGAACACTGTTGATGAAGGAGGACGACGTGCTGTACATCATCGAGGAGGACAAGGGCGACGGCTGGACGCGAGCCAGGAAGCAGAGCGGAGAGGAGGGCTATGTGCCCACGTCCTACGTGGAGATCGCCATGGAGAAGAACAGCAAAG GTTCCTGA
- the LOC115144998 gene encoding formin-binding protein 1-like isoform X1, translating to MTWGTELWDQFENLDKHTQWGIDFLERYAKFVKERLEIEQTYAKQLRNLVKKYCPKRSKDDEPRFSSCMSFYSILNELNDYAGQREVVAEEMGHNVYGELMRYSQDLKSERKHHLQEGRKAQQYLDQCWKHMDNSKKKFERECKEAEKSQISYDRLDNDINATKSEVEKAKSQLYLRTHSADESKNEYAAQLQNFNGEQWKHFNVAIPQIFKNLQDMDERRTVKLGETYQSFAEVERRVVPIISKCLEGMVTAAKAVDQRKDSAIVVESFKSGFEPPGDFPFEDYSQNLSRTGSDNTISTPKNEGVVKPDPKHSISKVAKNKLWLFGKKPKAPSLEDFSHLPPEQRRKRLQARIDELSKELQKEVDQRDALNKMKDVYEKNPQMGDPQSLQPKISETMCNMEKLRSEIHKNESWLSEVEGKVSTRGDRRPSADVNHHTPHGRESPEGSYTDDPSQEHRSPPHQPDPRQAHQPDPRQAHQPDEFDDEFDNDDPLPVLGHCKALYSFDGQNEGTLLMKEDDVLYIIEEDKGDGWTRARKQSGEEGYVPTSYVEIAMEKNSKGAVTYI from the exons gaCCAGTTTGAAAACCTTGACAAGCATACTCAATGGGGGATCGACTTCCTAGAGAGGTATGCAAAGTTTGTCAAGGAAAGGCTGGAGATTGAACAGACCTATGCAAAACAGTTAAG GAACCTGGTTAAGAAGTACTGTCCCAAGCGCTCCAAAGATGATGAACCTAG GTTCTCGTCGTGCATGTCCTTCTACTCCATCCTGAATGAGCTGAATGACTACGCGGGGCAGAGGGAGGTAGTGGCCGAGGAGATGGGACACAATGTGTACGGAGAGCTGATGAGGTATTCACAGGACCTCAAGTCAGAGAGGAAACAC CACCTTCAGGAGGGCAGGAAGGCCCAGCAGTATCTGGACCAGTGTTGGAAACATATGGAcaat AGCAAGAAGAAGTTTGAGCGGGAGTGCAAGGAGGCAGAGAAATCACAGATCAGCTACGACAGGTTAGACAACGACATCAACGCCACCAAGTCAGAGGTAGAAAAG GCAAAGTCCCAGTTGTACCTGCGCACACACTCGGCAGACGAGAGTAAGAACGAGTACGCCGCTCAGCTGCAGAACTTTAACGGGGAACAGTGGAAACATTTCAATGTGGCCATTCCACAGATATTCAAG AACCTGCAGGACATGGACGAGAGGCGGACAGTGAAGCTGGGAGAGACGTACCAGAGCTTTGCCGAAGTGGAGCGCAGAGTCGTCCCCATCATCTCCAAGTGTCTGGAGGGCATGGTGACTGCTGCCAAGGCTGTGGACCAACGCAAG GACTCAGCGATTGTAGTGGAGTCGTTTAAGTCAGGCTTTGAGCCTCCGGGGGACTTCCCATTTGAGGACTACAGTCAGAACCTTTCCCGGACGGGCTCAGACAACACCATCAGCACCCCCAAGAACGAGGGGGTGGTCAAGCCAGACCCCAAACACTCGATTAGCAAGGTGGCCAAGAACAAACTGTGGCTCTTTGGGAAAAAGCCCAAG GCTCCGTCACTGGAGGACTTCAGCCATCTGCCTCCCGAACAGAGACGCAAGAGGCTGCAGGCTCGGATCGACGAGCTCAGCAAAGAACTACAGAAAGAGGTGGACCAAAG AGATGCACTGAACAAGATGAAGGATGTGTATGAGAAGAACCCTCAGATGGGCGACCCACAGAGCCTCCAGCCCAAGATCTCTGAGACCATGTGCAACATGGAGAAACTGCGCTCCGAGATCCACAAGAATGAG agctggctGTCAGAGGTGGAGGGGAAGGTGAGCACCAGAGGAGATCGAAGACCCAGTGCCGACGTCAACCATCACACACCCCATggcagagagag ccctGAGGGCAGTTACACAGATGACCCCAGCCAGGAGCACCGCAGCCCCCCTCACCAGCCAGACCCCCGACAGGCCCACCAGCCAGACCCCCGACAGGCCCACCAGCCAGACGAGTTTGATGATGAATTTGACAACGACGACCCCCTCCCAGTCCTTGGCCACTGCAAAGCGCTCTACTCCTTTGATG GTCAGAATGAGGGAACACTGTTGATGAAGGAGGACGACGTGCTGTACATCATCGAGGAGGACAAGGGCGACGGCTGGACGCGAGCCAGGAAGCAGAGCGGAGAGGAGGGCTATGTGCCCACGTCCTACGTGGAGATCGCCATGGAGAAGAACAGCAAAGGTGCAGTCACCTACATCTGA